AAACTCTTTTTCAAAGCGTTTGATCTCAGATACTTCTATATCCATTAAATATTTTCTTGTAGCTGCGAATAAAATCAATACCTGATGCTCAACGGACATCGGTTTATATTGAGGCTGTTTTAAAACCTCCATGATACGTTCTCCCTGAGCCAAGGCATCTCTTGTAGCTTTGTCAAGCTCAGAACCAAACTGAGCAAAGGAAGCTAAATCACGATATTGCGCCAATTCAACACGAATAGGCCCTGCTATCTTTTTCATTGCCTTAATCTGAGCAGCTCCTCCTACACGGGATACGGAAAGCCCTGCGTTGATTGCGGGACGCACCCCTGCATTAAACAGCTCTGTTTCAAGATAGATCTGTCCATCTGTAATTGAAATAACATTGGTAGGAATGTAAGCAGAAACGTCTCCTGCCTGGGTCTCAATAATAGGAAGTGCTGTAAGTGAGCCCCCGCCTTTTTCATCGGAAAGCTTAGCTGCCCGCTCTAAAAGTCTTGAATGAAGATAGAATACATCCCCAGGATATGCTTCACGTCCTGGTGGTCTTCTAAGCAGCAAGGACATCGCACGATATGCCACAGCATGTTTTGACAAATCGTCATAAATAATCAATACGTCTTTCCCTGCTTCCATCCATTCTTCTCCCATAGCACATCCCGCATAAGGAGCAATATATTGAAGTGGTGCCAGTTCGCTGGCAGTAGAAACAACAACAGTCGTATAATCCATTGCCCCATGTTTTTCAAGTGTATTAACGAGTTGGGCTACAGTCGATGCTTTTTGACCAATAGCTACATAGATGCAAAGGACATTTTGTCCTTTCTGGTTAATAATTGTATCAATTGCAATAGCGGTTTTACCTGTTTGACGGTCTCCAATAATTAATTCCCTTTGTCCACGGCCAATAGGCACCATGGCATCAATCGCTTTAATCCCTGTCTGAAGTGGTGTATCTACAGACTTTCTTTCAATAACACCAGGAGCTACTCTTTCAACCCGGCGATATTTATTGGTAACGATAGGTCCTTTACCGTCTATAGGCTGTCCTAAAGCATTAACAACTCTTCCAATGAGCGCATCCCCTACAGGTACTTCAACAACCCTTCCTGTAGATTTTACTGTATCTCCTTCTTTAATGTTTTTATCAGAACCAAGAAGTACTGCCCCTATATTATCTTCTTCAAGGTTTAATACCATGCCATATACATCTCCAGGGAATTCAAGAAGTTCTCCTGCCATGGCTTTCTCTAAACCGTGAATTCTTACAATTCCGTCTCCAACTTGTATAACGGTTCCTACGTCAGTCACTTCTAAGCGTGTCTGATAATTTTGTATTTGCTGTTTTATTACAGAACTAATTTCTTCAGGTTTTAGATTCATACTTTTGGTTACACCCCTTTTCACACAAGCTGCATATCATACAGGCTGGCCTTTAATCCTTGAAGCTGTCCAGAAATGCTGGCATCCAGAACCCTGTCGCCTACTCGAATTTTAAGCCCTCCAATAATAGATGGATCTACTTGTGTTTCAATTTGTATCTGCTTCTTAACACTACTAGTTAAATTTAGCTTTATTTTTTCAAGCTGTTCATTTTTTAAAGGAACTGCTGAAACAACCACAGCAGTTACAATCCCTTTATGTTCTTTTACTTCGTCTAAAAAAGTATTTAAAATCTCCAGAAGATATTCTTGTCTTCCTTTTTGCACAACCAATATGAGTAGTCCCAAAAGCTCATCAGATACTTTTGAAGAAAATGTATCTTTTATAAGCTGTATCTTTTCTTCTTTTGAAATCTGAGGATGCTGTAAAATCTGCATAAATTCCTTTTCAGATTCCAGAATTTCGCGGGTTACCCTTGACTGGCTTTCCAATTCATCAATCTTATTGGTTTCAATGGCTAGATCAAATAAAGCTTTTGCATAACGCTTAGAAATTAATTGTGCCATGATACATCCCCCATCTGTGAAATGACTTCATCAATCAACTCACTGTGTTTTTGTTCGTCTATGGAAGATGCAATCAATTTCCCAGCCATCAAAGATGCAATTTCAACCATTTCTTTCTTCATTTCATCTTTAACTTTCACTTTTTCTCTTTCAATATCTGTTAATACTCTATTTTTTATAGAATCTGCTTCTTTTCTGGCTTCTTCGATAATCTGACTTTCTTGTTCCTGAGCTTTCTTTCTTGCTTCTCTTAAAATTGCATCTGATTCTTCTTTGATGTTAGTTAATTTATTTTCATACTCCTTTTTCATTTCTAAAACTCTTTGCTCTTCCGATTTTGCCTGTTCGATCTGAAGTCTGATCCTTTCAGAACGTTTTTCCATAAATTCTCTTACAGGCTTAAAAAGAAGAAAAGAGAGTCCTGCAAATAAAATAAGGGTATTTAAAAGCTGCATGCCCAGGCCAAATAGAAACTGTTGGTCAAAACTAATAATGCCTCCATCCAAGGAAATATCCTCCTTTCTCAACGTTCCAGATTTCACAAAAGCACCTCTAGGAGATCCTTATTCATGTGAAATCTATGTAAGAGAAACAACTTAAAGTTGCTTCTCTTACCAAAACACATGTTCTTACGTTATTATTGTCCTAAAAGACGAAGATATTGAGAAATAAGCGGATTAGCAAACAATAAGATAATGGCAATAATAAGACCATAAATACCTGTTGTTTCTGCTACTGCTGCTCCCAATAACATTGTTCTAACAATATCCCCTTGAGCTTCCGGCTGACGACCTACAGCTTCTGCTCCTTTACCAGCTGCATAACCTTGCCCTATTCCAGGTCCAATCCCTGCGATCATCGCAAGACCTGCTCCTATAGCTGAACATGCTAATATTAAAGCTCTTCCATCGATTTGTTCCATAATAAATTCCTCCTTCAATTTTTATAAAAATTTTATAAAAGAAATGTTATCTTCATCATTTTGTTAAAATTTGTGAAAATAACAGTAATAACGAAATAACCAATGCATAAATTCCTGTAGTTTGAGCAACGGCCTGTCCTAAAAGCATAGTTCTTACAATTACACTTTGAAGGCCAGGACGTTTTCCTACAGCTTCTGAGCTTTTTCCTGCTGCATAACCCTGTCCTATTCCAGGTCCAATTCCCGCAATCATCGAAATTCCTGCTCCAATCGCACTGCAGGCCAAAACAATCCCTGCCCCTTGTCTGGTTACAAGAGG
This is a stretch of genomic DNA from Defluviitalea raffinosedens. It encodes these proteins:
- the atpA gene encoding F0F1 ATP synthase subunit alpha — protein: MNLKPEEISSVIKQQIQNYQTRLEVTDVGTVIQVGDGIVRIHGLEKAMAGELLEFPGDVYGMVLNLEEDNIGAVLLGSDKNIKEGDTVKSTGRVVEVPVGDALIGRVVNALGQPIDGKGPIVTNKYRRVERVAPGVIERKSVDTPLQTGIKAIDAMVPIGRGQRELIIGDRQTGKTAIAIDTIINQKGQNVLCIYVAIGQKASTVAQLVNTLEKHGAMDYTTVVVSTASELAPLQYIAPYAGCAMGEEWMEAGKDVLIIYDDLSKHAVAYRAMSLLLRRPPGREAYPGDVFYLHSRLLERAAKLSDEKGGGSLTALPIIETQAGDVSAYIPTNVISITDGQIYLETELFNAGVRPAINAGLSVSRVGGAAQIKAMKKIAGPIRVELAQYRDLASFAQFGSELDKATRDALAQGERIMEVLKQPQYKPMSVEHQVLILFAATRKYLMDIEVSEIKRFEKEFLEFIDTNYSDIVEEIKERKEIDGALEKRIDGAINEFKSKFKNEK
- a CDS encoding F0F1 ATP synthase subunit delta, with amino-acid sequence MAQLISKRYAKALFDLAIETNKIDELESQSRVTREILESEKEFMQILQHPQISKEEKIQLIKDTFSSKVSDELLGLLILVVQKGRQEYLLEILNTFLDEVKEHKGIVTAVVVSAVPLKNEQLEKIKLNLTSSVKKQIQIETQVDPSIIGGLKIRVGDRVLDASISGQLQGLKASLYDMQLV
- the atpF gene encoding F0F1 ATP synthase subunit B translates to MKSGTLRKEDISLDGGIISFDQQFLFGLGMQLLNTLILFAGLSFLLFKPVREFMEKRSERIRLQIEQAKSEEQRVLEMKKEYENKLTNIKEESDAILREARKKAQEQESQIIEEARKEADSIKNRVLTDIEREKVKVKDEMKKEMVEIASLMAGKLIASSIDEQKHSELIDEVISQMGDVSWHN
- the atpE gene encoding ATP synthase F0 subunit C, which codes for MEQIDGRALILACSAIGAGLAMIAGIGPGIGQGYAAGKGAEAVGRQPEAQGDIVRTMLLGAAVAETTGIYGLIIAIILLFANPLISQYLRLLGQ
- the atpE gene encoding ATP synthase F0 subunit C, with product MLFANPLVTRQGAGIVLACSAIGAGISMIAGIGPGIGQGYAAGKSSEAVGKRPGLQSVIVRTMLLGQAVAQTTGIYALVISLLLLFSQILTK